GCACCCGGTCTCGCAGGCAGGCCAGGGCGGCGTGCCCCCGCTCGCCGGCGCGACCGCGCTGAAGGTGCGTCAGCCCGCGAACGGCGCCGGCGAGAACGCGGCCCTGAACGTCACCCTGCAGCCGACCGGCAACCGGCAGGGCAACAACTACCTGCTGTGGGCGGGTAGAACGATCACCGACACGGGTGTCGAAGCCGCACCCGTGCCCTGGCCGGCGCGCGCACAGGTGGTCATGGCGAGTGCGAGCGGCACGGTCTGGAATGACGTGAACAACGACGCCGTCATGCACGCGACGGAGCCGAAGGTGCAGGGGGCATCGGTCGGTCTGTATCGGGTGGTGAACGGGGTGATCGAAGACGCACCGGTGCGCACCGCGGTCACCAACGCGACCGGCTACTACAGCTTCACCGGGCTCGTGCACGGCGACTACGTCACCCGCGTCGACCAGCGCGGGCCCAATCTCCCTGCACACCTCACCAGTTACTACGGCCAAGACCTCGCAGTCGACCCCACCTTCTCGTTCATCAACCGCAGATTCGCCAACGCCGCCGAGCAGTCGACGGTGTTCACGCTCGCCATGGGCGGCGCGCAGAACGGTGTGAACTACGGCTTCCACGCCGCCGAGCCCAAGGTCGACATCGACAAGAACGAGGCCAGCCTCGCCTGCAACGACACCACCGGTGTCTGCGACGTGGCCTGGCAGCTCACGCTCACCAATCTCGGCAACACGCGGGACTGTCTGAATAATGGTGTGTGAGGGTCCGGCCTGATCCGAAAGGAGATGGCCGTGGCTGACACGACCACTGTCGTTGTTGACGACGAGATGATTGATCCCGTGACCGGGGAGATCATCGATCAGAAAGAACTCGCAGAACGCTTGCTCGCGCAGGCGAAGGAGCAGGGCGTGAGCCTGACGGGGCCGGGCGGCCTGCTCAGCCAGCTCACGAAGAACGTCCTCGAGACCGCGCTGAATGCCGAGTTGACCGAGCACCTCGGCCACGAGCACGGCGGGACCCCAATCGGCGAGAACATGCGTAACGGGACGCGGGTCAAGACGGTGCTGACAGAGATCGGCCCCGTCGAGATCGAAGGGACTGTCTGAATAATGGTGTGTGAGGGTCCGGCCTGATCCGAAAGGAGATGGCCGTGGCTGACACGACCACTGTCGTTGTTGACGACGAGATGATTGATCCCGTGACCGGGGAGATCATCGATCAGAAAGAACTCGCAGAACGCTTGCTCGCGCAGGCGAAGGAGCAGGGCGTGAGCCTGACGGGGCCGGGCGGCCTGCTCAGCCAGCTCACGAAGAACGTCCTCGAGACCGCGCTGAATGCCGAGTTGACCGAGCACCTCGGCCACGAGCACGGCGGGACCCCAATCGGCGAGAACATGCGTAACGGGACGCGGGTCAAGACGGTGCTGACAGAGATCGGCCCCGTCGAGATCGAAGTCCCGCGAGATCGAGACGGGTCGTTCGAGCCGGTGATCGTCCCCAAGCGGAAACGCCGACTGGACGGCATCGATCAGATCGTTCTGTCCCTTTCCGCTCGGGGGTTGACGACCGGTGAGATCGCTGCGCATTTCGACGAGGTCTATGGGGCGAAGGTCTCCAAGGACACGATCAGCCGGATCACCGAGAAGGTCGCCGGGGAACTCGCCGAATGGTCGAGCAGGCCGTTGGATGCGCTCTACCCGGTGATCTTCGTCGACGCGATCGTGGTGAAGGTCCGTGACGGGCAGGTGAGGAACACCCCGTTCTATGTCGTGATGGGCGTCACCGTGAACGGGGAACGCGACATCCTCGGCATCTGGGCCGGTGACGGTCAGGAGGGTGCGAGGTTCTGGCTGCAGGTGTTCACCGAGCTGAAGAACCGGGGTGTCGAGGACGTGCTCATCGCGGTCTGCGACGGGCTGAAGGGTCTCCCGGAGGCGATCAACACCACTTGGGAGCAAACGGTCGTCCAGCAGTGCATCGTCCATCTGATCCGCAACAGCTTCCGCTACGCCGGGCGGCAACACCGCGACGCGATCGTCCGTTCCCTCAAACCCGTCTACACGGCCCCGTCGGAGCAGGCGGCGAAGGATCGGTTCGAGGAGTTCGCCGCCGAGTGGGGCGGACGGTATCCGGCGATCGTGCAGCTCTGGAAGAACAGCTGGGCGGAGTTCGTGCCGTTCCTCGAGTATGACGTCGAGATCCGGCGGGTGATCTGCACGACCAACGCGATCGAGTCAATCAACGCTCGCTATCGGCGCGCCGTGAGAGCTCGGGGGCACTTTCCCAACGAGGCCGCCGCGCTGAAATGTCTCTACCTCGTGACGCGGTCGCTTGACCCGACTGGCGGCGGAAGGGCACGCTGGGTGATGAGGTGGAAGCCCGCGCTGAACGCGTTCGCGATCACCTTCGCCGGACGGTTCGAGAAAACCACTCACGAATGAAAACCGCCGGATCCCACACACCGTTTATCGGACAGACCCAGATCGAAGTCCCGCGAGATCGAGACGGGTCGTTCGAGCCGGTGATCGTCCCCAAGCGGAAACGCCGACTGGACGGCATCGATCAGATCGTTCTGTCCCTTTCCGCTCGGGGGTTGACGACCGGTGAGATCGCTGCGCATTTCGACGAGGTCTATGGGGCGAAGGTCTCCAAGGACACGATCAGCCGGATCACCGAGAAGGTCGCCGGGGAACTCGCCGAATGGTCGAGCAGGCCGTTGGATGCGCTCTACCCGGTGATCTTCGTCGACGCGATCGTGGTGAAGGTCCGTGACGGGCAGGTGAGGAACACCCCGTTCTATGTCGTGATGGGCGTCACCGTGAACGGGGAACGCGACATCCTCGGCATCTGGGCCGGTGACGGTCAGGAGGGTGCGAGGTTCTGGCTGCAGGTGTTCACCGAGCTGAAGAACCGGGGTGTCGAGGACGTGCTCATCGCGGTCTGCGACGGGCTGAAGGGTCTCCCGGAGGCGATCAACACCACTTGGGAGCAAACGGTCGTCCAGCAGTGCATCGTCCATCTGATCCGCAACAGCTTCCGCTACGCCGGGCGGCAACACCGCGACGCGATCGTCCGTTCCCTCAAACCCGTCTACACGGCCCCGTCGGAGCAGGCGGCGAAGGATCGGTTCGAGGAGTTCGCCGCCGAGTGGGGCGGACGGTATCCGGCGATCGTGCAGCTCTGGAAGAACAGCTGGGCGGAGTTCGTGCCGTTCCTCGAGTATGACGTCGAGATCCGGCGGGTGATCTGCACGACCAACGCGATCGAGTCAATCAACGCTCGCTATCGGCGCGCCGTGAGAGCTCGGGGGCACTTTCCCAACGAGGCCGCCGCGCTGAAATGTCTCTACCTCGTGACGCGGTCGCTTGACCCGACTGGCGGCGGAAGGGCACGCTGGGTGATGAGGTGGAAGCCCGCGCTGAACGCGTTCGCGATCACCTTCGCCGGACGGTTCGAGAAAACCACTCACGAATGAAAACCGCCGGATCCCACACACCGTTTATCGGACAGACCCTCCCTTTCCGCTCGGGGGTTGACGACCGGTGAGATCGCTGCGCATTTCGACGAGGTCTATGGGGCGAAGGTCTCCAAGGACACGATCAGCCGGATCACCGAGAAGGTCGCCGGGGAACTCGCCGAATGGTCGAGCAGGCCGTTGGATGCGCTCTACCCGGTGATCTTCGTCGACGCGATCGTGGTGAAGGTCCGTGACGGGCAGGTGAGGAACACCCCGTTCTATGTCGTGATGGGCGTCACCGTGAACGGGGAACGCGACATCCTCGGCATCTGGGCCGGTGACGGTCAGGAGGGTGCGAGGTTCTGGCTGCAGGTGTTCACCGAGCTGAAGAACCGGGGTGTCGAGGACGTGCTCATCGCGGTCTGCGACGGGCTGAAGGGTCTCCCGGAGGCGATCAACACCACTTGGGAGCAAACGGTCGTCCAGCAGTGCATCGTCCATCTGATCCGCAACAGCTTCCGCTACGCCGGGCGGCAACACCGCGACGCGATCGTCCGTTCCCTCAAACCCGTCTACACGGCCCCGTCGGAGCAGGCGGCGAAGGATCGGTTCGAGGAGTTCGCCGCCGAGTGGGGCGGACGGTATCCGGCGATCGTGCAGCTCTGGAAGAACAGCTGGGCGGAGTTCGTGCCGTTCCTCGAGTATGACGTCGAGATCCGGCGGGTGATCTGCACGACCAACGCGATCGAGTCAATCAACGCTCGCTATCGGCGCGCCGTGAGAGCTCGGGGGCACTTTCCCAACGAGGCCGCCGCGCTGAAATGTCTCTACCTCGTGACGCGGTCGCTTGACCCGACTGGCGGCGGAAGGGCACGCTGGGTGATGAGGTGGAAGCCCGCGCTGAACGCGTTCGCGATCACCTTCGCCGGACGGTTCGAGAAAACCACTCACGAATGAAAACCGCCGGATCCCACACACCGTTTATCGGACAGACCCACACGGCGGGTGCTGAGTTCTACGATGTTGAAACCATCTACGGCGAGATCGGCGACCCCGTGCGAGAAGTAGTGAGCCATGGGAGTGGGGCTTTCTTCGCCGTTACCGACGCGGGCCGCGTGTATTCCTG
The genomic region above belongs to Leucobacter muris and contains:
- a CDS encoding IS256 family transposase; amino-acid sequence: MIDPVTGEIIDQKELAERLLAQAKEQGVSLTGPGGLLSQLTKNVLETALNAELTEHLGHEHGGTPIGENMRNGTRVKTVLTEIGPVEIEVPRDRDGSFEPVIVPKRKRRLDGIDQIVLSLSARGLTTGEIAAHFDEVYGAKVSKDTISRITEKVAGELAEWSSRPLDALYPVIFVDAIVVKVRDGQVRNTPFYVVMGVTVNGERDILGIWAGDGQEGARFWLQVFTELKNRGVEDVLIAVCDGLKGLPEAINTTWEQTVVQQCIVHLIRNSFRYAGRQHRDAIVRSLKPVYTAPSEQAAKDRFEEFAAEWGGRYPAIVQLWKNSWAEFVPFLEYDVEIRRVICTTNAIESINARYRRAVRARGHFPNEAAALKCLYLVTRSLDPTGGGRARWVMRWKPALNAFAITFAGRFEKTTHE